tgtttccattgggttttcgatggctgatttttcagaattagattgccagcgtgttcttctgaggcacctctgtgtagacttgaacctttcagttagcagctgagcaggttaATCATTTCTGTAAGAGTAAATTTTCAAAATACCTTTTAGCAAGAATCTCAGATACATTTACACCTTTGTCTGATAGGTCTAATGTCTTGGTAGGTTATATCAGGGGTTAAAGTATTATTACACCATAGTATGCAAAATTGTGCGTGTTGGGTGTGTATCTTGGAGGTGAAGGATTACAAAACAAGGACAGATCAAAATTCATAGACCTACATGGGAAAAGAACTTACCAATTACTTCAGTGGTTCTGAATCTTAGCTGCACATCAGAATCAGTCagggagcttaaaaaaaaatctaatctaGATATTTTGACTTTATTGATTTGTGGTGGGACCCAGGCATTTCTGTGGTTTAAAAGCAGCgcaggtgattttaatgtgcagcCAGGCCTGAAAGACATTGATCTTGTCCATCGTTCTGATTTTGCAGGTGGACATAATAATTCAGCATGGTAGAGAAAATAACACCAGACTTGGATTAGAAAATCTTAATTTGAATTATCTCttatcatttatttattgccTCAGCTCCTTTAACTGTAAAGGGGAATCAGAATACATACGACCATAACCAATTAAGAGAGACTTCCCTACTGCAGGAATAGAGAAATTGATGCTCAGTAACAGGGACAGATTATCCAACAAAGTAAGCacaatgcttaccttgcttaccaggtcatctgtagtgaaattgttcactacagattagtaagtaagcacaagcaagcctgtgcttaccttactTACTAGGTCATCTACCCCTGccagggattataaatttgaagaGGCTTTCATTCTGTAGGAAAATGCTGtgtggttgggagagagacagatgccagccatacccatAAACACAACCTTCGATGTGGTGAAAAAACGTGAACTTGTTCACTACCTTGCCTCTTGGATAACCCACTCCAGCTCAATAAAGACGAATACCTTTCTTAAATTATACCTAACTCCAGAAGTGTTGGGATAATTTAAGGATGTAAATTAGTTCTTTCGAGTGGTGTAACTTGACCATTTTGCGTCAATATTTATTTTCAGGATCTGAAGCCATAACTATTAAGAAATTTGCTAAAATATCAACTATAATTCAATGCTTTTAGTTTTACCATTCCCAATTTTAATCTTGTTAAAAATGAGGTAATGTCTTCATACTTAAGCATACCCAAATAAATTATCAAGGTTTCAACtaagatgtgattttttttttttggttaaagagGAAAAACTAGAAAAGTTGGTTCTCAGCTGATATAGGGAGAGGACGATGAAGAGGACTACCATTTTGGTTTCCATAAGTGTCCCTTCACACATTTAAAGATATCCACTACTACTACATCCATTAAGGTTACGAaaatttttacaaatgaaaacaaCTTGTTTTCATtggatatttttagttttttttgttgagaatctCAATCTTTACTGTCTGTGTTTTCATCAAAATGTTTGAACTTTATtacattatgtgccaggcattatgctaGGCACTAAGGATCTAAAAATGAAAAGGACATGGACTCTCCCTTGGAGAGCTATATAAACACATAGGTATAATACTGAGGGAAGGCTAATTCTATTGCCCCAATTAAAAGTTACAGTTGGGAAGAATTAGTAGtttttctacatattttatttgctttttatttctaCTATCTTATAGACTTCCTAGGACTCTGTGCCTTCTCTAAACTAGATAGAGCTCAGTTTTGAGTAAGACTGGACTAAAGgttcaaaataaaacaataaacaggggATGGTATCTTCATTAAACAAGTATATGGTCAGTCCACCTTGCCATGGGATCACAAGTGTCCTTGGCACTGAATGGGATAAAAGGAAACACGACCAGGTCATACAGAATGAGTCATTTTTAGGAGTGCTACATTGTTgacaggtgctgttgagttggctccgattcatagcaaccgtatgtgcaacagaacaaaacaacacctggtcctgcgccatcctcacagtctttgctatgtttaagcccactgttgcagccactgtgtcaatcaatctcgttgagggtctttttcgctctctactttaccaagcatgacgtccttctccagggactgatcccttctgataacatgttccagtacaagagacaaagtcttgccatccttgtgtctaaggaAGATCCTGgatatacttctttcaagaaagatttgttcgttgttctggcagtctatggtatattcaatattctttgccaacaccctaattcgaatgcatcaattcttctttggtcctcttattcattgttcagcttgggtcaggtgcaccttagtcttcaaggtgacgttttACTTTTTATACTTTGaggaggtcatttgcagcagatttgcctaatgtgataagttgatttcttgactactgtgaGACTGTCCACGACAGCCAAAGTActactttgagtatatcccacctgaatttagagaccatctcactAACAAATTTGATGAAGACTAATGACCAAAGGTCAGctgagttgtggcatgacatcaaggacatcataaatgaagaaagcaaaccaaacaaaaaaccaaacccattgccgtcaagtcggttctgattcgCAGTGACCctaaggtcattaaaaagacaggaaagaaagaaaagaccaaaatggatgtcagaagagactctaaaacttgctcttgaatgtagagtagctaaagtgaatggaagaaatgatgaagtaaaagagctgaacaggagatttcaaatggcagctagagaaaagtattataatgaaatgtgcaaagacctggagatagaaaaccaaaacagaagaacatgctcaacatttctcaggctgaaagaactgaagaaaaatttcaagcctcacattgtaatactgaaggattgaGCTATAGGAATTCCAAAATAGGGGTAAACAGTCAGGGGTGCTGTTATTAGAGAAGATTCATTCttgaatttaaaaacaaattattcatttatttattttggtgaaaatatacacaacatacTGTACTTctacaatttttacatgtaattcagtgacatcgattatattcttcaaattCTGCCACCTTTCTCAACAACCTTTTCCAAACCatttcaccatcattaacacaaactcactgccccctaagcttctcatctatcttttctagttgctgttgtcattattcattttaaaatcagaaagcaaagccatttttaaaaagtaaatatttttcttataaGCTGGTATTTTAGTCAGGATGTCTTAAGCTTAAGCATATTTTATGTGGATGTCAGattaaaaattatgaaatacGGCTTTCTATGGAAGTGTGGTTTGTAAGGAAGCTGGAGGAATCTCTTCATTTACAGACTTTGAAATAAAAGCATAGATCAATTTTTCCATAGTTAGCTTTTGGAACtttgttttcaaaatttaaaaacagtgAAACAAAGCAAACTGAAAGGTATAATATTTTGTTCCATAAATGCCGATTTTAGTTTATATTTTACCAAAAGGAAATATGTTTAAAACTGAAATTTAGTCTTTTAAAATTGTTAATAACTTTAAAACTAAAGAAGAAATCAACAAAAGGTTACATCAGTGCTATGATTTAGTAGTTGTCAAAACTTACCTCTTGCAGAAGTTCTGGTTTCATTAAaattcacttggttttttttttttttttttaactggcatGATTTTACATACAATGTTCAATTTTTTTGATGTATTTACTTTCggaccagtggttaagagctatggctgctaaccaaaagatcggcagtttgaatccaccagctgctccttggaaaccccatggggcagttctagtctgtcccacagggtcgctatgagtcagaatcaactaggtggcaatgggtttattattatttattgtgtgTTATCATTATTACTTAAAATAATTCACTGTATAATTTCTAGTATGATGATCCACTTTAGATATCTAAGATAAGCCACTATATGAAAAGCTTGTCAATTGACCTATTATTTATCATGAAAGTAGTCTGTGCCTTTCCTGTCTTGTTTTGCCTATCATAAAAGACATTAATTCATTTGAATAAAGATTTAGCTACTACTTACATGCTTTCTTCTAGTCATGGGGGCACTGTActaaatgagacaaagtctctgtCTCTGTGAAGCTTGCATTCTGAAGAATATAAATGGgaaatgacttttaaaaataaattttttagttCTAGCACAGTGCCAGTGCCAGGTAGATGCTAGTGCTTCATTGCTTCTGTTTTTAGTTACATCATGTCCTCCACTAAAAAATAAAGGCTGTTCCTTAACTAtacatctatatatgtatatacatataccaaGCCCAGCAGATCTCCTAtttgtaaaaactgtaatttgCTTTGAGAAAACTATTATGTTCAAATGGATCAAAATATAATACTTGGAACTATTTGCCTCATAAGAAAAAATTCTTCCCCCAAGTATGGCCATGGCTAATGGCACTTTATAAAGCACTTAAGAAATACTGTAACTGAGTCTCAAAACAACTGTGTGACAGAGGTAGGGAGATAGCACAATTTTTGGATTAAGAGCATGGACTGTGGATTCATGATTTAATCTCAGCATTCTGTGacctttaaaaaattacttaacctctctgactctcagtttcctcatatataaaatgTTAATACTCAAAGCTACCTCGTACGTGTGctgtattaaaataaaatacaatatttgAAGTATTTAGTACAGTACACTCGATAAATGGTGgctattttttattctctttaggGATAATATCTTAACCTGACTTTACAGGAAAACAAACAGCAGTTCATAAAAGCTGAGACTTAAGGATTCATAGTTATGAAATGGAGGGGTGACATTCAAACTCCGATCCTCTGATTCCACATCCTTCTTCGTTTTATTACAGTGCCTCTTAAGACAAATATTAAGAAAATTAGATCACTGTTAGAATATTAATAACATTAATAAACTCATTTCATACTTAAGTTTATAAGGTTTTTAACCTATCTACCATcattaattttcttaaattttgaAATGTTAGCACATGCTACATTACAgcatgtttattaaaaaaacaaaactatattcCGGGTTTTTTCCCTTTAAAACAAGCAAACTGATCCACtgattcctactcagagcgaccctacaggacagagtagacagagctgccccattgggctgccaaggaactgctggtagattcaaccgCCGACTTTCTGGttaccaagctcttaaccactgcgccaccaggactcgtTTTTCCCCTTGATTGGGAGTATTTACTTAGAAACCACTACTGATCACATAAAGGAGACATTTAAATACAAAAACTTTCAGCATCCTAAAAAAGTTGAAAGCGCGGCAAGGTACGGGAATTCAAAATGCTGTAATTTTTAAGAAACGTGGGCTGGTCCTGACGAGATCTGTAAGAGAGAAGTTTCAACCAGTCAAAAGAATGGTTTCAGAGCAAACGTAGCCCGGTAAAAGTGCAGCACTGACAGATTTCTGCATGAAACACTGACCTCCCACGTGTCTTTCAGAAAACACACAGAACACAAGAGATAAAGGAGAGGCCCGGAAGGAAGTAAAAACAGCGGATAGGGCTTCCCAGGGAGACGGAGGGTGCGCGGAGTCTGGGGCGGGATGAAGGGAACTTGGAGAGCATCTGGCGGGCACCGAGGTCTAAAAGGCCTGGAAGCGGCGTGGGGGAGGTGTTCTGTCGTGGGAGCGTTTCCCCGCGAGCCCCACTATGTGGAGTCCAGGTGGATTTACTCCCCTGGTTTGGGTAGAAGTGAGGAGGACAGAGCGCGGGAGAGAAAAGCGGAGAGACGAGGAGAAGTTAGACTAGTGACAGGGGGACGCGGATCAGAACCCAAGGTTCGCGGGCCTTCTGGCGGGCCGCACCCGCAAGGCCTCCGAGCTACCGTAGCCCCGCCTCCTCCAGCGAGTGGCGCCCATGACGCTAGGCGCGCGGGCCGCTCTTCTTACAGAGGTCGCTCTTGTCCGAACGGTCGGCCTCTGCTGCGCCTGCGTAGTTGGGAGGGGAAGTGAGGCGGTTTCCTCGGCGCCTTTTccggcggtggcggcggcagagctgggaggaggaggTAGAGGCCGGAGCGAGCCCGCGCTCGGGGCGGCGGCTGGAGGTAACCCCCCGGGTTGAGCTGGAAAGGCGGGCCTCTCGGACTCCGCTTCCTTTCGGAGCCCGGGCAGTAACTTCACTCTTCCTCTCTGTGTTTCTGCAGGCAGCGAACCGAGTTCCCGCGAGGATCAATGACCTGACGAGGCGCCGGAGCCGCACTGCCTCTCGGGTGGCCTGGGTCGGTGGGGAACTCGGTGCTTACGGACCTCGGGCGGCCGGAGAGCCTCAGTCTCCCGTGGCTGGGTGAGGAGAAGGCGGAGGAGCGGGAACCGCGGCGGCGCTGGTGCGGCGCCTGCGGGGGGAAGGGCAGTTCCGGGCCGGGCCGCGCCTCAGCAGGGCGGCGGCTCTCCCGGCGCAGACTCAGGGCCCCGGCAGCGGCGGCGACAGGAGGAGTCAGGGTGTTCGGTTGGGGATGCCCGAGTGAGCAGCGGGCCTGGGCCTCTGCCCTTAGGCGGCAACTCCCAGCGAAGGCCGCACGGGCGCCCTCGCGGCGGGGAGGCTTCGTTTCGTTttcgcggcggcggcggcggcgttgtTGGCTGAGGGGACCCGGGACACCTGAATGCCCCCGGCCCCGGCTCTTCCGACGCGATGGGGAAGGTGCTATCCAAAATCTTCGGGAACAAGGAAATGCGGATCCTCATGCTCGGGCTGGACGCGGCTGGCAAGACCACGATCCTGTACAAGTTGAAGCTGGGCCAGTCGGTGACCACCATCCCCACCGTGGGTTTCAACGTGGAGACGGTGACTTACAAAAACGTCAAGTTCAACGTATGGGATGTGGGCGGCCAGGACAAGATCCGGCCGCTCTGGCGGCATTACTACACCGGGACCCAAGGTCTGATCTTCGTAGTAGACTGCGCCGACCGCGACCGCATCGATGAGGCCCGCCAGGAGCTCCACCGCATTATCAATGACCGGGAGATGAGGGACGCCATAATCCTCATCTTCGCCAACAAGCAGGACCTGCCCGATGCCATGAAACCCCATGAGATCCAGGAGAAACTGGGCCTGACCCGGATTCGGGACAGGAACTGGTATGTGCAGCCCTCCTGTGCCACCTCAGGGGATGGACTCTATGAGGGGCTCACATGGTTAACCTCTAACTACAAATCCTAATGAGTGTTCTCCACCCATTCCCCCGGAAGGAGAGATATCAAAAACCCATTCATAGGATTATCGCCACCATCACCTCTTTCAGTTGCCACTTTCTCTTCTTTTGAATTTGAACTCTGGAGTTACTGTTCTATGGTTGGGGGTGGCGtaagggttttctttttgttttttttccttttgctttgccTTAGGATGCTCTGATCTGTCATTTGACATGAACACAAAAAGTGCTAGATGCTCTTGTTGACTTCCAGTAAATGGGGTGGGGGAAATATAGCAATTCTTGGTAAAGCCCTTTATAAtaatggtttgatttttttatttcgaGAGAATCTTTTTTTCCAAtgtatgctttttttctttttgttcagttTCCTTATCACTTGCTGTAGATGGCTTATTTTGCATTCATGCAGACTCTGTTGCAAGTCTGTTTCATCTAGTAAACTGAAAATTATTGCTTAATCAAACTGCCGTTTGTCTTTTATATTTAAGGCCTTTTTCCCTCCCTTATGAGTTCTGATTTTAACTTGGTAATTTCGAATGTGACCTTTTATATCTAAGACCAGTATAGTAAATCTAGCCCACAGTGGCAAATAATGAGTAATATCGTTGTAATATGTTCCAGTTGCACATCAGTATGTTAAACAGGTAATGTAAGAAGTTCTTTGAAATGTCAGCTATAAAGTTCTGAAACATACATCATGCATGAGTAGGGATAAAACCCAAGTTCCCCATAACAGCTAACTATGCTGCATTAGACTTTGAAAGTGTAACCTGTCACGGACACAGATCTTTTCACTGCAAAGCTAGCAACTTTGCtgtgttttcccttttttaacTTTGGACTTTCCAGAAATTGGAGCAATAATGGTGTATGCCACACACAGATGAAGTATTTGTAGATACTTTAAGTGACTTTTTGGCAGATCTggaaaatatacttttttcttgttttgaacAGCTAAGACTAGTAGATTTAAAATACTTTGTTCGTTAATAAAGCATTTAACAATTCAAATTATATGcacattttacttaaaaaaaacacatttccTGTTTTCACATTACAGCAACTGATTAAGCTGAACATATAAATCATTTTTTTACACAAGAGTGATCAACATCTTCATGAATTAGAACACTGGAAAACATGTTTTATAAAAAGATAATTTTGTTAAATTGTAAAATTAACTCATGCAAGTAGTAAGTCACATATCTTGTTGGTTCAGTAATATATCATCTCCTTTAAGGAAGGAAATGATGTGTAGACTTAAGGAATGACAAAGGGAAAGTAGGATGAAGAGAAAGAACCTACAGATGACAATGAATGTAAACTTACTTTTGAAGGGTAAGCAGTGTGCTCACTGGTGATATTCAGATCCTAACAAGATTACTTGCTTAACTGGTTAGGACCAGTAACTAGGTTGTTGAGACCACTATGATAATAGTTTGAACCAGATGTTAATAATGCATGATAGAGAATTGTGAAGCAGCATTTGGTTCTTATATAGCCTTAAGGATTAATTTTAGAGATCCTCGAGGAATTAAACTTAGGGAACTTCAGAAATGAAGACTGAAAAGGCAGTATACAGGAAAAGGTTTTGTTAATGAGGGTATCTGCAGACTAAAATTGAGTGGGTTATCATGGTATAGTTGGACGGTATTGGTCCTTCACGCTTTGGCCATATTGTATAATGGAGCTTTTACCAAAGATGTATGAGAAACATAAAGTTACAAAAGATGAACTATTCACAGTAAAACTCTTGACAAACGTTTTCCTTAAAGCAGATGGGAAGAGGTGCTATATTATAGCCTCCTAATGGTGCAAAGGGATTTTTGAATTTAATGTGCAACTAAAGTATAAAGTGTTCAATTTCACTTTAGTGGAAGTATGTAGAAATTAGGCTGACAGATGCATCTAAGAATATTTTGGTTGCCTTTAAAATTCCCAAAGCTCCATCATAAATTTAATTCTTAATGTTTTAAATGATTACATTTTAAGGTCTATGAACATGGACTATACAAATATCAATGCTGTAGGAACATCCTGAAACAAGACAAGCACAAAGGTATAAATGCCTAAACTGGAGGAAACTTGAAACCCTcatgttaatttttaaatgtaGTATTTCTAACTTGTGACAGATTGGTAGGCagccattttttgtgtgtgtgtcttaaaaTAAGTGGGGACAGTTAAAATTTTATACATCAAATGATGAGTTTTGAATGTTGCAGGTGAGATgtggttatttttggtttatttgaaaTGTCTGACTGAAGCGGGGGGAGGGAGAAGCAAATACTTGAAAATTGGAAAACCCTAGATCCTTTGGTAAGAAATTGTAATTCTCACATTTTAAGGATAAAGAGATTTATAATTGATGTAGGTAAATCGAACCATAACTATTGGTGATCATGGCGGAGGTAATTTTACGCTGCAGA
The window above is part of the Loxodonta africana isolate mLoxAfr1 chromosome 10, mLoxAfr1.hap2, whole genome shotgun sequence genome. Proteins encoded here:
- the ARF6 gene encoding ADP-ribosylation factor 6; protein product: MGKVLSKIFGNKEMRILMLGLDAAGKTTILYKLKLGQSVTTIPTVGFNVETVTYKNVKFNVWDVGGQDKIRPLWRHYYTGTQGLIFVVDCADRDRIDEARQELHRIINDREMRDAIILIFANKQDLPDAMKPHEIQEKLGLTRIRDRNWYVQPSCATSGDGLYEGLTWLTSNYKS